A genome region from Cucumis sativus cultivar 9930 chromosome 4, Cucumber_9930_V3, whole genome shotgun sequence includes the following:
- the LOC101207017 gene encoding aspartyl protease family protein 2, which translates to MDFLGNQAGSSRGFQNWKLFLTLIFLLLFSGVFHTVFFVEAHIPQGFHKSNRSGVFGIELPENLSSGIASSSASAPCSFGNEGEEGERESLMADSVKQSVKLHLKKRSTNTANKPKESITESAVRDLARIQTLHTRITERKNQDTTSRLKKSNVERKKPMEEVSSPAESPESYADYFSGQLMATLESGVSLGSGEYFIDVFIGSPPKHFSLILDTGSDLNWIQCVPCFDCFEQNGPYYDPKDSISFRNITCNDPRCQLVSSPDPPRPCKFETQSCPYFYWYGDSSNTTGDFALETFTVNLTSSTTGKSEFRRVENVMFGCGHWNRGLFHGAAGLLGLGRGPLSFSSQLQSLYGHSFSYCLVDRDSDTSVSSKLIFGEDKDLLTHPELNFTSLIAGKENPVDTFYYLQIKSIFVGGEKLQIPEENWNLSADGAGGTIIDSGTTLSYFSDPAYRIIKEAFLRKVKGYKLVEDFPILHPCYNVSGTDELNFPEFLIQFADGAVWNFPVENYFIRIQQLDIVCLAMLGTPKSALSIIGNYQQQNFHILYDTKNSRLGYAPMRCAEVCISIGPGRSSAQLRNSSLGFYFIILSTTFTIRGSLAIGRREFHQYQVVGRALPSESDEHPKIYRMKLWATNEVRAKSKFWYFLRKLKKVKKSNGQILAINEIFEKNPTKIKNYGIWLRYQSRTGYHNMYKEYRDTTLNGAVEQMYTEMASRHRVRCPCIQIIKTATVPAKLCKRESTKQFHDSKIKFPLVFKKVRPPTRKLKTTYKASKPNLFM; encoded by the exons ATGGATTTTCTTGGTAACCAAGCGGGAAGTAGCAGAGGATTTCAGAATTGGAAACTGTTTCTTACATtgattttccttttacttttctCTGGCGTATTTCATAcggttttttttgttgaagcGCATATTCCTCAAGGATTCCACAAATCCAATCGCTCTGGTGTTTTCGGAATCGAATTGCCGGAAAATCTTAGCTCTGGTATTGCTTCTTCATCCGCGAGTGCTCCTTGTAGCTTCGGAAATGAAGGCGAAGAAggtgagagagagagtttaATGGCGGATTCAGTGAAGCAATCGGTGAAACTTCATCTCAAAAAGCGGTCAACGAATACAGCGAACAAGCCGAAGGAATCGATTACTGAATCTGCAGTTAGGGATTTGGCGAGAATCCAAACGCTGCATACCAGAATCACTGAGAGGAAGAATCAAGATACGACTTCGAGGTTGAAGAAGAGCAATGTCGAGCGGAAGAAGCCGATGGAGGAGGTTTCTTCTCCGGCTGAATCGCCGGAATCTTACGCTGATTACTTCTCTGGTCAGCTTATGGCGACTTTGGAATCCGGCGTCAGTCTTGGCTCTGGTGAGTACTTTATCGACGTATTCATCGGTTCTCCGCCTAAACACTTCTCCCTGATTCTCGACACTGGAAGCGATTTGAACTGGATTCAATGTGTCCCTTGCTTCGATTGTTTTGAGCAAAACGGACCTTACTACGATCCTAaagattcaatttctttcagAAACATTACGTGCAACGATCCTCGATGTCAATTAGTTTCATCTCCAGATCCTCCGCGCCCGTGCAAATTCGAGACGCAATCGTGCCCTTATTTCTACTGGTATGGCGACAGTTCCAACACCACCGGCGATTTCGCACTCGAAACGTTCACCGTCAATCTCACCTCATCGACGACGGGGAAATCGGAGTTCCGACGAGTGGAGAATGTGATGTTCGGATGCGGCCATTGGAACAGAGGTCTCTTCCATGGCGCCGCCGGATTATTAGGGCTTGGCCGAGGAcccctctctttctcttcacAGCTTCAATCGCTCTACGGACATTCCTTCTCCTACTGTCTCGTCGATCGAGACAGCGACACAAGCGTGAGCAGCAAATTGATTTTCGGCGAAGACAAAGATTTATTAACTCATCCAGAACTGAATTTCACATCTCTGATTGCCGGAAAGGAAAATCCAGTCGATACATTCTACTACTTGCAAATCAAATCGATCTTTGTCGGAGGAGAGAAACTCCAAATTCCAGAGGAGAATTGGAACCTCTCCGCCGACGGTGCCGGAGGAACAATCATCGATTCCGGTACAACTCTCAGCTATTTCTCCGATCCTGCTTACCGAATCATCAAGGAAGCATTCTTGAGGAAAGTGAAAGGCTATAAACTAGTTGAAGATTTTCCTATTTTACATCCTTGCTACAACGTCTCCGGCACCGATGAACTGAATTTTCCAGAATTCTTAATCCAGTTCGCGGACGGCGCCGTGTGGAACTTTCCGGTGGAGAATTACTTCATAAGAATCCAGCAACTAGATATCGTTTGCTTAGCGATGTTAGGAACTCCAAAATCAGCACTGTCGATCATCGGAAATTATCAACAACAGAATTTCCACATATTGTATGATACGAAGAATTCAAGACTGGGCTACGCGCCGATGAGATGCGCTGAAGTTT GCATTTCAATTGGGCCGGGCCGGTCCTCGGCCCAGTTGCGGAACAGCAGTTTAGGGTTTTACTTCATCATTCTCAGCACGACTTTTACGATTCGTGGCAGTTTGGCTATCGGCCGTCGAGAG TTTCACCAGTACCAGGTTGTGGGGAGGGCTCTTCCTTCTGAATCGGATGAGCATCCCAAGATCTATCGGATGAAGCTATGGGCTACCAACGAAGTCCGTGCCAAATCTAAGTTCTG GTACTTTTTGAGGAAGTTGAAGAAAGTTAAGAAAAGCAATGGTCAAATTCTTGCCATTAATGAG ATTTTTGAAAAGAACCCAACAAAGATCAAGAACTATGGTATTTGGCTGCGATATCAGAGCCGAACTGGTTATCACAACATGTACAAGGAGTACCGTGACACAACATTGAATGGTGCCGTTGAGCAAATGTATACCGAGATGGCCTCTCGCCATAGGGTAAGGTGCCCGTGCATCCAAATCATTAAGACAGCAACTGTTCCAGCGAAACTCTGCAAGAGGGAAAGTACGAAACAGTTCCACGACTCAAAGATCAAATTCCCGTTGGTGTTCAAGAAGGTGAGGCCACCCACCAGGAAGCTCAAGACAACATACAAAGCATCTAAGCCCAACTTGTTCATGTAA
- the LOC101215298 gene encoding 40S ribosomal protein S15a-1, with the protein MVRVSVLNDALKSMYNAEKRGKRQVMIRPSSKVIIKFLLVMQKHGYIGEFEFVDDHRSGKIVVELNGRLNKCGVISPRFDVGVKEIEGWTARLLPSRQFGFIVLTTSAGIMDHEEARRKNVGGKVLGFFY; encoded by the exons ATGGTGCGTGTGAGTGTTCTGAATGATGCGCTTAAAAGCATGTATAATGCTGAGAAACGAGGGAAGCGTCAGGTCATGATAAGACCGTCTTCTAAAGTTATCATCAAGTTTCTTCTCGTTATGCAGAAGCACG GATACATTGGGGAGTTTGAGTTCGTTGATGACCATAGATCAGGGAAAATTGTTGTTGAGCTGAATGGGAGACTTAACAAATGTGGTGTCATAAGTCCCCGTTTTGATGTCGGTGTCAAGGAGATTGAAGGTTGGACTGCTAGGTTGCTACCCTCTAGACAG TTTGGATTCATCGTCTTGACTACATCTGCGGGAATCATGGATCACGAAGAGGCCAGAAGAAAGAACGTTGGTGGTAAAGTGCTTGGTTTCTTTTACTAA
- the LOC101206780 gene encoding tRNA (cytosine(72)-C(5))-methyltransferase NSUN6 isoform X1, which yields MKKARDCLLKTFRRTFFTLQNPKPQMEDLPERYSYNPVLIWNPQVEEYFVKAYGAEHFSHISKALTRPSCYSCIRVNTLKSTTDTVIEKLSTIVKEMGCSNSENKTLVGGDVDANGIDLMQSDSRRASMKIEDEKKPVTEKFQHPSISRCQVPGLDYVVFVRGSGPHTIDYGYANGRPPKEVIVSRKCAEAVLRGAQVYVPGVMACSAHVEKGDAVAVSVAVEQRGVDGGWSLGITRGTVVQGLPTDPYHSERNGLYIGQGTTAMSRAGIFRVSGGIAVDMNNRVFKLPSFYDVLEGEIFLQNLPSIVTAHALDPQKGERILDMCAAPGGKTTAIAILMKDEGEVIAADRSHNKVMDIQKLAAEMGLSCIATYKLDALKSVNRNVDSCKGTASVCIDANDGVVNNSSNSMNLDNVEPSSVTEVSEVDKTKMQNAKQKMNGWRPRNGPGRNQCMGGRAENSRGFAPNSFDRVLLDAPCSALGLRPRIFAGEETIASLRNHAKYQRRMFDQAVQLVRPGGVIVYSTCTINPGENEALVRYALDKYKFLTLAPQHPRIGGPGLVGHFEFADHFVEEWLRPGEEHLVQRFDPSSPLDTIGFFIAKFSVGTKDLEE from the exons atGAAGAAAGCGAGGGACTGTCTTCTCAAAACCTTTCGCAGAACCTTCTTCACTCtccaaaaccctaaaccccag ATGGAAGATCTGCCAGAAAGATACAGTTACAATCCTGTTTTGATATGGAATCCTCAAGTGGAGGAGTATTTCGTGAAAGCTTACGGAGCAGAGCATTTCTCCCACATTTCTAAAGCTCTCAC GCGTCCGTCTTGTTACTCATGTATACGTGTAAATACACTCAAGTCCACAACCGATACTGTTATCGAGAAGTTATCAACAATTGTTAAAGAGATGGGATGTTCGAAttctgaaaacaaaacattagtGGGTGGTGATGTTGATGCCAATGGTATTGACCTTATGCAAAGTGACAGTCGGAGGGCCTcaatgaagattgaagatgaGAAAAAACCAGTTACTGAAAAGTTTCAACATCCATCCATCTCAAGGTGTCAGGTACCTGGGCTAGACTATGTTGTATTTGTAAGGGGTTCAGGACCACACACAATTGATTATGGTTATGCAAATGGCAGACCTCCAAAAGAAGTGATTGTGAGTCGAAAATGTGCTGAGGCAGTTCTTCGTGGAGCTCAG GTTTATGTTCCCGGTGTTATGGCTTGCAGTGCTCATGTTGAGAAAGGGGATGCAGTTGCTGTTTCAGTTGCCGTGGAGCAGCGTGGGGTTGATGGTGGATGGAGTCTTGGTATTACTCGAGGGACTGTTGTGCAGGGCTTACCGACCG ATCCTTATCACTCTGAAAGGAATGGATTATATATTGGTCAAGGAACAACAGCAATGTCAAGGGCCGGTATTTTTCGTGTTTCAGGAGGAATTGCTGTGGACATGAATAATAGAGTATTTAAACTACCATCCTTTTATg ATGTGCTCGAGGGAGAGATCTTTCTTCAAAACCTGCCAAGCATTGTCACTGCTCATGCTTTAG ATCCACAAAAAGGTGAACGCATATTAGACATGTGTGCGGCACCTGGAGGGAAAACAACTGCAATTGCAATCCTTATGAAGGATGAAGGGGAGGTCATTGCTGCTGATAGGTCTCACAATAAG GTGATGGATATTCAAAAATTGGCTGCTGAAATGGGGTTGAGCTGCATCGCAACCTACAAGCTTGATGCTCTCAAATCTGTGAATCGAAATGTTGATTCCTGCAAGGGCACTGCTTCTGTTTGCATTGATGCCAATGATGGTGTTGTGAACAATAGCTCCAATTCAATGAATCTCGACAATGTAGAACCATCCTCAGTTACTGAAGTGTCGGAAGTTGACAAGACTAAAATGCAGAATG ccaaacaaaaaatgaatggttggaGACCACGGAATGGTCCAGGAAGAAATCAATGCATGGGCGGTAGAGCTGAAAACTCAAGAGGTTTTGCCCCCAACAGCTTTGACAGAGTCCTTCTTGATGCTCCTTGTTCAGCCCTTGGTTTAAGACCTCGAATATTTGCTGGGGAG GAAACAATTGCATCGTTGAGGAACCATGCAAAGTATCAGAGGCGCATGTTTGATCAGGCTGTCCAATTAGTTCGTCCAGGCGGAGTAATTGTGTATTCAAC CTGTACAATAAACCCTGGTGAGAATGAAGCTTTGGTTCGTTATGCTTTGGACAAGTATAAGTTCTTAACCTTAGCACCGCAG CATCCAAGAATTGGGGGACCTGGGCTTGTTGGCCATTTTGAGTTTGCTGATCATTTCGTGGA AGAATGGTTAAGACCTGGTGAAGAACACCTTGTTCAAAGGTTTGATCCGTCCTCGCCGCTCGACACCATCGGGTTTTTCATTGCCAAATTTTCTGTTGGCACAAAAGATTTGGAAGAGTAA
- the LOC101206780 gene encoding tRNA (cytosine(72)-C(5))-methyltransferase NSUN6 isoform X2 encodes MSFVINRPHSMRPSCYSCIRVNTLKSTTDTVIEKLSTIVKEMGCSNSENKTLVGGDVDANGIDLMQSDSRRASMKIEDEKKPVTEKFQHPSISRCQVPGLDYVVFVRGSGPHTIDYGYANGRPPKEVIVSRKCAEAVLRGAQVYVPGVMACSAHVEKGDAVAVSVAVEQRGVDGGWSLGITRGTVVQGLPTDPYHSERNGLYIGQGTTAMSRAGIFRVSGGIAVDMNNRVFKLPSFYDVLEGEIFLQNLPSIVTAHALDPQKGERILDMCAAPGGKTTAIAILMKDEGEVIAADRSHNKVMDIQKLAAEMGLSCIATYKLDALKSVNRNVDSCKGTASVCIDANDGVVNNSSNSMNLDNVEPSSVTEVSEVDKTKMQNAKQKMNGWRPRNGPGRNQCMGGRAENSRGFAPNSFDRVLLDAPCSALGLRPRIFAGEETIASLRNHAKYQRRMFDQAVQLVRPGGVIVYSTCTINPGENEALVRYALDKYKFLTLAPQHPRIGGPGLVGHFEFADHFVEEWLRPGEEHLVQRFDPSSPLDTIGFFIAKFSVGTKDLEE; translated from the exons ATGAGCTTCGTGATAAACAGGCCTCATTCAAT GCGTCCGTCTTGTTACTCATGTATACGTGTAAATACACTCAAGTCCACAACCGATACTGTTATCGAGAAGTTATCAACAATTGTTAAAGAGATGGGATGTTCGAAttctgaaaacaaaacattagtGGGTGGTGATGTTGATGCCAATGGTATTGACCTTATGCAAAGTGACAGTCGGAGGGCCTcaatgaagattgaagatgaGAAAAAACCAGTTACTGAAAAGTTTCAACATCCATCCATCTCAAGGTGTCAGGTACCTGGGCTAGACTATGTTGTATTTGTAAGGGGTTCAGGACCACACACAATTGATTATGGTTATGCAAATGGCAGACCTCCAAAAGAAGTGATTGTGAGTCGAAAATGTGCTGAGGCAGTTCTTCGTGGAGCTCAG GTTTATGTTCCCGGTGTTATGGCTTGCAGTGCTCATGTTGAGAAAGGGGATGCAGTTGCTGTTTCAGTTGCCGTGGAGCAGCGTGGGGTTGATGGTGGATGGAGTCTTGGTATTACTCGAGGGACTGTTGTGCAGGGCTTACCGACCG ATCCTTATCACTCTGAAAGGAATGGATTATATATTGGTCAAGGAACAACAGCAATGTCAAGGGCCGGTATTTTTCGTGTTTCAGGAGGAATTGCTGTGGACATGAATAATAGAGTATTTAAACTACCATCCTTTTATg ATGTGCTCGAGGGAGAGATCTTTCTTCAAAACCTGCCAAGCATTGTCACTGCTCATGCTTTAG ATCCACAAAAAGGTGAACGCATATTAGACATGTGTGCGGCACCTGGAGGGAAAACAACTGCAATTGCAATCCTTATGAAGGATGAAGGGGAGGTCATTGCTGCTGATAGGTCTCACAATAAG GTGATGGATATTCAAAAATTGGCTGCTGAAATGGGGTTGAGCTGCATCGCAACCTACAAGCTTGATGCTCTCAAATCTGTGAATCGAAATGTTGATTCCTGCAAGGGCACTGCTTCTGTTTGCATTGATGCCAATGATGGTGTTGTGAACAATAGCTCCAATTCAATGAATCTCGACAATGTAGAACCATCCTCAGTTACTGAAGTGTCGGAAGTTGACAAGACTAAAATGCAGAATG ccaaacaaaaaatgaatggttggaGACCACGGAATGGTCCAGGAAGAAATCAATGCATGGGCGGTAGAGCTGAAAACTCAAGAGGTTTTGCCCCCAACAGCTTTGACAGAGTCCTTCTTGATGCTCCTTGTTCAGCCCTTGGTTTAAGACCTCGAATATTTGCTGGGGAG GAAACAATTGCATCGTTGAGGAACCATGCAAAGTATCAGAGGCGCATGTTTGATCAGGCTGTCCAATTAGTTCGTCCAGGCGGAGTAATTGTGTATTCAAC CTGTACAATAAACCCTGGTGAGAATGAAGCTTTGGTTCGTTATGCTTTGGACAAGTATAAGTTCTTAACCTTAGCACCGCAG CATCCAAGAATTGGGGGACCTGGGCTTGTTGGCCATTTTGAGTTTGCTGATCATTTCGTGGA AGAATGGTTAAGACCTGGTGAAGAACACCTTGTTCAAAGGTTTGATCCGTCCTCGCCGCTCGACACCATCGGGTTTTTCATTGCCAAATTTTCTGTTGGCACAAAAGATTTGGAAGAGTAA